CTATCGGCAAGGCACTGGCAACCATGGTTGAAACCCTGAAAGGTGACAACCAGCAAATCCACGAAACAGTACGCACCCTGTCCTCTTCCCTGAGCCAGATTTCCGCGGCTTCTGCAGAGCTGACTGCCAGTGCGGCGGAAACCGCCAGCGCAGTGGCCGAGACCAATGCCACAGTGGAAGAAGTCAAACAGACTGCCCACCTTTCCAATGAAAAATCACGGCAGGTGGCCGATGTGGCCCGCAAGGCCGTCTCCACCTCCCAGCAGGGCAGAAAGGCTGCGGACGATGCGTCTTCCGGCATGAAAGACATCCGCACCCAGATGGACACCATTGCCCAGTCCATAGTGAAACTTTCCGAACAGTCCCAGCACATCGGAGACATTATATATGTAGTGAACGACCTTGCTGACCAGTCCAATATTCTGGCAGTAAACGCCTCAATTGAGGCATCCAAAGCCGGAGAGGAAGGACGGGGATTCACCGTGGTTGCCCGTGAAATCAGAAATCTTTCGGACCAGTCCAAACAGTCCGTAGCCCAGATCCAGTCCATCCTCGCCGACATCCAGAAAGCCACCAGCTCTGCGGTAATGATCACCGAACAGGGCGGCAAGGCTGTTGAAACAGGGGCAACGCTCTCCTCCCAGACCGGGGAGGCCATTCTCAACCTGAGCACGGTCATCAACCAGTCCGCCCAGTCCTCAGCACAGATTGCGGCCTCCAGTCAGGAACAGCTGGCCGGACTTGATCAGGTGGCTGTGGCACTGGGGTCCATCAAACAGGCCGGGGAACAAAACCTCGAAAGCTCACGCCAGTTGGAAGAGGCAGTCAAGGACCTCGACCAGCAGGCCCGCTCCCTGAAAGACATGATGGACAGGTTCAAACTATAGACACAACCACCGGAATATAAAGGCCATAAAGCTCCCGAAGGTTCAGCCTTCGGGAGCTTTTTGTTTTGCGCAAAGCATTACCTGAACAATCATTCAAAAATAGTCAAACCAGCGAAACCAACATAAACCACTAGAAATAAAGCACTAAAAAACTCAAACAGTCACAGACACAGCACTCACACCCACTCGAAACAGTGCTGACTCCTCTACCTCCAGCTCAGAAACAGAACAAAATTTCCTTTTTCCAAAATATACCCCCACTAAATTTTTGAAATGACGATTACAAATTATATTTTTAATGTTTTTACAATTTTATACCGAACAACTACACAAGCTAAACATAAAAGATCAATCCAAATTCGAAACTCAACCAACCAAAAGCACTAAACCTTTAATTTAATTAAATATACTAAAAACAAGACTTATTTTATATTATTTAATACATAAATCTACAACAATAGCACACTTTCAAGCTCATGTACAATAATCTAAAATAAATAACTATTTTTAAAAAGTGACGCTTTTTTGCAAAAATGTCTTTTTAAAACCACTCTTTTGCGATAATTTTTAGCATCCAATAACAATTCCAGAATTTCCCAATGAACATCTCAGGAGGTAAACAATGAAGAAATTGATTATCAGGTCGCTTCTGGCCCTCATGGTACTGGGGCTGGCTCTGATCGTTGTCAGCGGTTGCTCCAAAAAAGAAGAAAAAATCAAAATCGGCTTCAACATCCCGCTCACAGGAGACATCCCCAAAGTAGGTGAAGCCTCCAAGAATGCGGCAGAGATGCTCCTTGCAGACATTAACGCGCAGGGCGGACTTGAAGTGGGCGGCAAAAAAATTCCTCTTGAATTCTTTTATGAAGATAACGAATCCAAGGCAGAATCAGCTGTCAACGTAGCCCTGAAACTCATTGAACAGGACGGCGTGGTAGCCATCATCGGTCCCAACTCCTCCAAACAGGCAGTTCCCGCAGGCGGAACCTGCAACGACAACCGCACCCCCATGGTTTCCCCGTGGTCCACCAACCCGGACACTACCAAAAACCGCCCCTGGGTTTTCCGTGCAGCCTTCCTCGATCCTTTTCAGGGTCCTGTTGCTGTAAACTTTGCCACCAAGCAGTTCAAAGCCAAGAGCGCGGCGGTTCTCTTTGATATTTCCAACGACTACTCCAAGGGTCTGGCCGAAATCTTCAAGGAAGTATTTGAAAAGAAAAACGGCGCAAGTTCCATCGTTGCTTTTGAATCCCACGGCACCAAGGATCAGGATTTTTCCGCACAGCTGACCAAAATCATCAACTCTAATCCTGACTTCATCTTCGTTCCCGACAACTACAATCAGGTTGCACTTATTGTTAAACAGGCCCGCGACCTCGGTTACAAAGGCCCCTTCATGGGTTCCGACGCATGGGGTTCCGCTGAGCTGATGAAACTTTGCGGCGACGACTGCAAAGGCCAGTTCTTCTCCACTCACTACGCAGCAGCAGGAGCCAAAGGCGCAACCAAAAAATTCATTGACCGCTACGAAGCAAAATACGGCGAAACTCCTGATGACGTAGCAGCCCTCACCTGGGACGCAACCCGTCTGGTGCTGCAGGCCATTCAGGACGCAGGCTCCTACAATTCCGACCTCAAGGCCGAACGCAAAGCCATCCGCGATGCCCTGAGCAACATCAAGGAATTCGCAGGCATTACCGGCTCCATGAAATTTGACAGCCAGGGCGACCCCATCAAATGCGCTGTTGTTGTCCGCATCGACGAAAACGGCAATTTCGTATTCGCCGAATCCGTCTGCCCTTAATCCCATCAAAAACAGATGGCGGGAGCATGCTCCCGCCATCTCTGAAAAGGCAACACAATATTCTGTTGACCTACTTTAACCAATAGGGATTCCAAAGGGGCTTAGCTGCTCTGCTCTCAATATCCGTAAGACTCGAGCAGGAAGCTCTCGCCTAACGGCTATAGGCCTTTGGCCGCCGGAGGCGAAATCAATTCGTCAAAAAGCGCGAAGCGCATCAACTAAAAGAGATTAATAGTGGATATTCTCATCCAGAATTTACTAAACGGCCTGCAGTGGGGCAGCTTCTACGCGCTCATCGCGCTGGGCTACACCCTTGTTTACGGGGTCCTGCTGCTGATCAACTTCGCCCACGGCGATATTTTCATGGTCGGGGCCTATATCGCATTTTTCGTTGCCACGGCCTTTCTCGGCTTTATGGACTTTGCCCCGTGGATGGTGCTGGCCCTGACCGTGCCGCTGACCATGATCCTCACAGCCGGAGTCGGGGTAACCATTGAGCGCATCGCCTACCGCCCCCTGCGCAGAAAAGGGGCGCACAGGCTTTACGTGGTCATCACCGCTCTTATGTGCGGTCTGATCCTTGAGAACGGCAACCTCGCCCTGCTGGGTGCCAGCCGTAAAAAATTTCCCGAACTGCTTGATAAGGTGGTCTACACCTTCGGCAATGTCTCAGTGACCAACCTGAAGATAATTGTCATCTTCGCGGCCATTGCCGTCTTTCTGCTTTTGCAGTTCATCGTCACAAAGACCAAGATCGGTATGGCCATGCGCGGAATTTCCTATGACAAATTTGCCATCCCGCTCATGGGCATTCCCATTGATAACGTGATTGTGTTCACCTTTGTGCTCGGTTCCGGCATGGCCGGGCTGGCTGGACTGCTCTTTGCCATGTCCTATCCCATCCTTGAGCCGTACATGGGTGCGCTCATCGGCTGGAAAGCATTCATCGCGGCAGTGGTCGGCGGTATCGGAGACATTCGCGGAGCCTTTATCGGCGGATTCCTGCTCGGTTTTATCGAAGTCGGCGTGGTCGCCCTCTTCCCCTCCACCTTCAGGGACCTGTTCGCCTTTTCCATCCTGCTGGTCATCCTCTGGATAAAACCAACGGGAATATTCGGCGTTGCCAAGACAACCAAGATCTAAGGCGGACTCAGAATGCAGAAATACAGTTTCAATATCGGAATCTGGGCCATGGCCGCCATTGTGGTTGCCCTTTCCCAGTTCGGCGCGCTGGATCTCTATATCCAGTCGGTAATCAT
This genomic interval from Desulfovibrio sp. JC010 contains the following:
- a CDS encoding ABC transporter substrate-binding protein, which gives rise to MKKLIIRSLLALMVLGLALIVVSGCSKKEEKIKIGFNIPLTGDIPKVGEASKNAAEMLLADINAQGGLEVGGKKIPLEFFYEDNESKAESAVNVALKLIEQDGVVAIIGPNSSKQAVPAGGTCNDNRTPMVSPWSTNPDTTKNRPWVFRAAFLDPFQGPVAVNFATKQFKAKSAAVLFDISNDYSKGLAEIFKEVFEKKNGASSIVAFESHGTKDQDFSAQLTKIINSNPDFIFVPDNYNQVALIVKQARDLGYKGPFMGSDAWGSAELMKLCGDDCKGQFFSTHYAAAGAKGATKKFIDRYEAKYGETPDDVAALTWDATRLVLQAIQDAGSYNSDLKAERKAIRDALSNIKEFAGITGSMKFDSQGDPIKCAVVVRIDENGNFVFAESVCP
- a CDS encoding branched-chain amino acid ABC transporter permease, with the translated sequence MDILIQNLLNGLQWGSFYALIALGYTLVYGVLLLINFAHGDIFMVGAYIAFFVATAFLGFMDFAPWMVLALTVPLTMILTAGVGVTIERIAYRPLRRKGAHRLYVVITALMCGLILENGNLALLGASRKKFPELLDKVVYTFGNVSVTNLKIIVIFAAIAVFLLLQFIVTKTKIGMAMRGISYDKFAIPLMGIPIDNVIVFTFVLGSGMAGLAGLLFAMSYPILEPYMGALIGWKAFIAAVVGGIGDIRGAFIGGFLLGFIEVGVVALFPSTFRDLFAFSILLVILWIKPTGIFGVAKTTKI